From a region of the Dictyostelium discoideum AX4 chromosome 2 chromosome, whole genome shotgun sequence genome:
- a CDS encoding NAD+ kinase family protein, whose product MISNSFKLINKVKNISSLINNNQRYFLSGIPNSSKSTTTTPTTPTNNVNNNNNSNNNNNNNNNNNNNNNINNHIKNLLSTIPNKVEYKIKRENNNPDSRNVNNNIDQNQEGSRTRFQWLQKPKTVLIIKKHKDKKTSAWLNKMASWLKTTHGMRVLVEPNVTIPSEAQSYLETYSEEESHLLGKVVDFVVTLGGDGTLLHVSSLFKQDVPPIIAFHLGTLGFLMPFSIENYQESITNVIKGEFLCTNRMRLICDIYSKHPILPPNIPQLTPIDISNNNNNNNLNNNNNNEEMKLIKSFQVLNEVTLHRGSNPHVTTINCTINGDNLSDIVGDGLIVATATGSTAYSMSCGGPMVHPCINCILLTPICPSSFSSKPALLPDDSILKLMMISQKGRSISATFDGTRSIKIEQSDYIIIRKSKYPLLTINKTNETTDWVHGNGKLIETSEKSSIWNQNVYTTSAN is encoded by the exons caaattcatttaaattaattaataaagttAAGAATATATCatctttaataaataataatcaaagatattttttatcagGAATACCGAATTCTTCGAAATCAACAACCACTACTCCCACCACACCAAccaataatgtaaataataataacaatagtaataataataataataataataataataataataataataataatataaataaccATATTAAGAACTTATTATCAACTATACCAAATAAAGtagaatataaaataaaaagggaaaataataatcctgATTCAagaaatgtaaataataatattgaccAAAATCAAGAAGGTTCGAGAACCAGATTTCAATGGTTacaaaaaccaaaaacagttttaattataaaaaagcataaagataaaaaaacatCAGCTTGGTTAAATAAAATGGCTTC ttggTTAAAAACAACACATGGAATGAGAGTATTAGTTGAACCAAATGTTACAATACCTAGTGAAGCACAATCATATTTAGAGACATATTCAGAAGAGGAGAGTCATTTATTAGGTAAAGTAGTTGATTTCGTAGTTACATTAGGTGGTGATGGTACTTTACTTCatgtttcatcattatttaaacaagATGTACCACCTATAATAGCATTTCACTTGGGTACATTAGGATTTTTAATGCCATTTAGTATTGAAAATTATCAAgaatcaattacaaatgTAATCAAAGGTGAATTCCTCTGTACAAATAGAATGAGATTAATTTGTGATATTTATTCAAAACATCCAATTTTACCACCAAATATACCACAATTAACACCAATTGatatatcaaataataataataataataatttaaataataataataataatgaagaaatgaaattaattaaaagttttcAAGTTTTAAATGAAGTTACATTACATCGTGGTTCAAATCCTCATGTTACAACAATAAATTGTACAATTAATGGAGATAATTTATCGGATATAGTTGGTGATGGATTAATTGTAGCAACAGCGACAGGATCAACAGCATATTCAATGTCATGTGGTGGACCAATGGTTCATCCATGTATTAATTGTATATTGTTAACACCAATTTGTCCAAGTTCATTCTCATCGAAACCAGCATTATTACCAGAcgattcaatattaaaattgatgatgatctCTCAAAAAGGTAGATCAATCTCTGCAACTTTTGATGGTACTCGGTCAATTAAAATCGAACAAAGTGATTACATCATAAttagaaaatcaaaatatccACTcttaacaataaataaaaccaatGAAACAACTGATTGGGTACatggtaatggtaaattaattgaaactaGTGAAAAATCTTCAATTTGGAATCAAAATGTTTATACAACTTCtgcaaattaa
- a CDS encoding hssA/2C/7E family protein, translating into MAIFKSISSISNSTVSIGSTIGASNQTGSNINDNSIACFDGGLRGNGGFNGGWGGIGGFNGGCGGSNANIINLDIDIGRRHHRRHCC; encoded by the exons atggcaattttta aatcaatttcatctatttcaaattcaacagtCTCAATAGGAAGTACAATTGGTGCCTCAAACCAAACTGGATCAAATATCAATGACAATTCAATTGCATGTTTTGATGGTGGTTTACGTGGTAATGGCGGCTTTAATGGTGGATGGGGTGGTATTGGTGGTTTTAATGGTGGCTGTGGTGGTTCAAATGCCAATATCATAAACcttgatattgatattggtCGTCGTCATCATCGTCGTCAttgttgttaa
- a CDS encoding hypothetical protein (Similar to Protein forms dimers in vivo and in vitro, contains a conserved YPCXXC motif at carboxyl-terminal, binds FAD as a cofactor, and catalyzes the formation of disulfide bonds in protein substrates.; Erv1p), with protein sequence MAFGNKINQILDEKSHITTPATTENENKNKNKNVEITTIKKASFLSKDITNEDEDDCGTCELLGVTEKKNQMFQMISINNNNNNNNNNNNNNGNGNNNNDNKNNEDSKYWEPMPSPPTTIELGNSGWTLLHTIAAYYPEKPSEKKKQDIKEFLQSFSKVYPCKVCAKDFREIMKETPPILDSQNDFALWLCNAHNNVNLQLGKPTFDCNLINKRWKINNNNEFH encoded by the coding sequence atggcTTTTgggaataaaataaatcaaattcttGACGAAAAAAGTCATATTACAACACCGGCAACaactgaaaatgaaaataaaaataaaaataaaaatgtagaaataacaacaataaagaAAGCATCATTCTTATCAAAAGATATAAcgaatgaagatgaagatgattgtGGTACTTGTGAATTACTTGGCGTAActgaaaaaaagaatcagatgtttcaaatgatttcaattaataataataataataataataataataataataataataatggtaatggtaataataataatgataataaaaataatgaagattCTAAATATTGGGAACCAATGccatcaccaccaacaacaattgaATTAGGTAATAGTGGTTGGACATTATTACATACAATTGCAGCTTATTATCCAGAGAAACCaagtgaaaaaaagaaacaagatattaaagaatttttacaAAGTTTTTCAAAAGTTTATCCATGTAAGGTTTGTGCTAAAGATTTTAGAGAAATAATGAAAGAGACACCACCAATATTAGATTCTCAAAATGATTTCGCACTTTGGTTATGTAATGCtcataataatgtaaatttacaattaggTAAACCAACATTTGattgtaatttaataaataaacgttggaaaataaataataataatgaattccATTag